One Tunturibacter gelidoferens genomic region harbors:
- a CDS encoding tyrosine-type recombinase/integrase: protein MISRARYQFGSLTRKKRAKGSDAWEFRYYESTENGTRQRRTATVGSVEKYGTKALAQRAVEALLLKLNSETPQQSMAVVTFGAICDRYLEEELPERYSTAKSYRSNIKNYLKPRWGDYLLEKVRPMAVEDWLKNLSMAPKSKAHIRSVMHLMFECATRWELFNERRNPIALVRVKGGSKRRQRPTSLTVEEFELIVATLQEPWRTMVQIAQCLGLRVSEIAALQWDDFDFDKNQLLVQRSFVNGRVDDVKTEYSQDYVPLHPSLTEIVLKWSTQAVPTEEGWVFANPRTNRPYYPTEIQKRHLRPSGCCVVEFPTCGAAPGVWCNQDQKTGNGVRMLLHETRVINSGKYGTIGWHTFRHTYRSWLDETGAPMKVQQELMRHASIQTTMNVYGQAMSSSKREANGKVVEMVLKPMKASA from the coding sequence TTGATATCACGAGCGCGTTACCAGTTCGGAAGTCTTACACGCAAGAAGCGGGCGAAGGGATCAGACGCCTGGGAGTTTCGGTACTACGAATCGACCGAGAACGGCACACGGCAGCGGAGAACTGCTACCGTGGGTTCGGTCGAGAAGTACGGTACCAAGGCTCTCGCACAAAGGGCGGTCGAAGCTCTTCTCCTTAAACTCAACTCTGAAACTCCACAGCAGTCCATGGCCGTGGTGACGTTCGGCGCGATATGCGACCGCTACCTTGAGGAAGAACTGCCAGAACGTTATTCGACGGCGAAGTCTTACCGCTCGAATATCAAGAACTACCTCAAGCCTAGATGGGGCGACTATCTGCTCGAAAAGGTCAGGCCGATGGCAGTCGAGGATTGGTTGAAGAACCTCTCTATGGCTCCGAAGTCGAAGGCCCACATTCGCAGCGTGATGCACCTGATGTTCGAGTGCGCTACGCGGTGGGAACTCTTCAACGAGCGTAGAAATCCGATCGCTTTGGTTCGCGTGAAAGGTGGCAGCAAGCGCCGGCAACGCCCGACTTCACTCACTGTGGAGGAGTTCGAACTCATCGTTGCGACACTGCAGGAACCGTGGCGCACGATGGTACAGATAGCCCAATGCCTCGGTCTTCGCGTGAGCGAGATCGCGGCGCTTCAATGGGACGACTTCGATTTCGACAAAAACCAGCTTCTCGTTCAGCGCAGCTTTGTGAACGGCAGGGTGGATGACGTCAAGACCGAATACTCCCAGGACTACGTCCCTCTGCATCCGTCCTTGACCGAGATCGTTCTGAAGTGGAGCACGCAAGCTGTGCCCACCGAAGAAGGCTGGGTCTTTGCCAACCCGAGAACGAACCGGCCCTACTATCCCACCGAAATCCAGAAGCGGCATCTTCGCCCCTCGGGTTGCTGTGTGGTGGAATTTCCGACGTGCGGGGCAGCACCTGGTGTTTGGTGTAACCAGGATCAGAAAACCGGTAACGGCGTTCGAATGCTTTTGCACGAGACGCGCGTAATAAACTCCGGCAAGTATGGGACGATCGGCTGGCACACGTTCCGCCACACGTATCGTTCGTGGCTGGACGAGACCGGAGCTCCGATGAAGGTGCAGCAGGAACTGATGCGACATGCTTCCATCCAGACGACGATGAACGTCTATGGGCAAGCAATGTCGTCATCGAAGCGGGAAGCGAACGGGAAGGTCGTGGAGATGGTGCTCAAGCCGATGAAAGCGAGCGCCTAA
- a CDS encoding BON domain-containing protein, producing MCQWIQRKFFSKVAMTTFLAASLAMYSGVGSAQNKPATVPDAQIEASVLKALAGAPELADQAITSTTVYGVVTLSGTVRDEPLRDLADHLVSNTAGVQKVVDQLVIGAVPAVANSNSSQQQDPSQGTNPNLQSDGSIAPPQTQSPPAPNSPNSPAAPQGSQQAGQYPPPYQGGQGGQYPPAYGSPQQGGQYPPPYQGQQPGQYQGYGQPYPPQYPPPRPYVAQRGGDAVVVPIGTNLRVRINQGMNSKSTTVGTTFDGVVLNDVVAGNSIAIPRGASIQGTVVAVHTAGELKGKGELKLQLNSVSLGGRVYPISTDFWWHQGVDKTGSTVGNTVGLGAVGALIGAVAGGGVGAAVGAGVGGVAGLGVSAASGRGEASLPPEAILVFHLTQPADITTVSQAELNRLGAGVPVGADPQFRRRYPPPPPPPGYYYGPGYYRPY from the coding sequence ATGTGTCAGTGGATTCAGCGCAAGTTTTTTTCCAAGGTCGCGATGACTACATTTCTGGCGGCGAGTCTGGCGATGTATAGCGGTGTAGGGTCAGCGCAGAACAAGCCAGCGACCGTGCCCGATGCCCAAATTGAAGCAAGTGTTTTGAAGGCTTTGGCTGGCGCGCCGGAGTTGGCCGATCAGGCGATCACCTCGACCACTGTTTACGGTGTAGTGACGCTGAGTGGCACTGTCCGGGATGAGCCGTTGCGTGATCTGGCGGACCACTTGGTTTCGAACACAGCCGGGGTACAAAAGGTTGTGGATCAGTTGGTCATCGGTGCGGTTCCGGCGGTCGCAAACAGCAATTCTTCGCAGCAGCAGGACCCGTCCCAAGGCACGAATCCGAATCTCCAGTCTGATGGTTCGATTGCTCCTCCGCAGACGCAGAGTCCTCCCGCACCGAACAGTCCAAATTCACCTGCTGCGCCGCAGGGTTCGCAGCAGGCCGGTCAGTACCCTCCCCCTTATCAGGGAGGACAGGGTGGTCAGTATCCTCCTGCTTATGGTTCGCCGCAGCAGGGTGGCCAGTATCCACCGCCTTATCAGGGGCAGCAGCCCGGCCAGTATCAGGGGTATGGTCAGCCTTACCCTCCGCAGTATCCTCCGCCCCGACCGTATGTCGCGCAGCGGGGTGGAGATGCTGTGGTGGTGCCGATTGGAACCAACCTTCGGGTTCGGATCAACCAGGGGATGAACAGTAAGAGCACCACGGTGGGGACCACGTTTGATGGAGTGGTTCTGAACGATGTCGTGGCTGGTAATTCGATTGCGATTCCCCGTGGGGCTTCTATTCAGGGAACAGTGGTTGCCGTGCATACGGCGGGTGAGTTGAAGGGTAAAGGCGAGTTGAAGTTGCAGCTCAATTCTGTTTCCTTGGGCGGCAGGGTGTACCCGATCTCTACGGATTTCTGGTGGCACCAGGGGGTGGATAAGACCGGCAGTACGGTAGGGAACACTGTTGGGCTGGGCGCGGTTGGCGCGCTGATCGGTGCGGTTGCAGGCGGCGGTGTGGGAGCTGCGGTTGGTGCAGGCGTTGGCGGCGTGGCTGGACTTGGCGTATCGGCAGCTTCGGGTCGGGGCGAGGCTTCTTTGCCTCCTGAGGCGATCCTGGTCTTCCATCTGACGCAACCGGCGGATATTACGACTGTGTCTCAGGCTGAGTTGAACCGGCTGGGTGCTGGGGTGCCGGTGGGAGCAGATCCGCAGTTTCGTCGGCGGTATCCTCCTCCTCCTCCGCCTCCTGGCTACTACTACGGGCCTGGTTATTACCGGCCTTACTAA
- a CDS encoding flavin reductase family protein: MIFDVEKIKARETYNLLIGLVAPRPIALVTSMNEEGRMNAAPFSSYNYLCTDPPIIGMGVMNRPSEHFVPKDTARNIRRTGEFVVNVVTEDIAQQMNICATDFPAEFDELEMAGFTTAPSQVVKVPRIAQAHAALECKEFTTMEIGRSRIVLGRVVSIYIEDKFVDPAGPYVLSEELHAIGRMNGLGAYVKTRDSFLNIPRIPYEEWKKGKR; the protein is encoded by the coding sequence ATGATTTTTGATGTTGAGAAGATAAAGGCGCGTGAGACCTATAACCTGCTGATCGGTTTGGTTGCGCCTCGGCCGATTGCGCTGGTTACGAGCATGAATGAGGAGGGCAGGATGAATGCTGCGCCTTTCAGCTCGTACAACTACCTTTGTACCGATCCGCCGATCATCGGGATGGGCGTGATGAATCGTCCGTCGGAGCATTTTGTGCCGAAGGATACGGCGCGGAATATCCGGCGGACAGGGGAGTTTGTGGTGAACGTAGTGACCGAGGATATCGCGCAGCAGATGAACATCTGCGCTACGGATTTTCCGGCGGAGTTTGATGAGTTGGAGATGGCCGGGTTTACGACTGCGCCGTCGCAGGTGGTGAAGGTGCCGCGGATCGCGCAGGCGCATGCTGCGCTCGAGTGCAAAGAGTTTACGACGATGGAGATTGGGCGGTCGCGGATCGTGCTGGGGCGGGTGGTTTCGATTTACATCGAGGACAAGTTTGTCGATCCGGCGGGGCCGTATGTGCTGTCGGAGGAGCTGCATGCGATTGGCCGGATGAATGGGCTGGGGGCTTATGTGAAGACGCGGGATTCGTTTTTGAATATTCCGCGGATTCCTTATGAGGAGTGGAAGAAAGGGAAGAGATGA
- a CDS encoding FAD:protein FMN transferase, producing MRRWLAVGWLAIALSLTPLAVPAAPLQLRLFTTTHPAMGTEFMLYLYSTNPAAAAAASEEVFEEIDRIEQLLSNYRDSSELSRINQNAGAGAVTTDPEMMDFLQQSEHWSRASNGAFDITVGRLMKAWGFFRYDGRIPMDAELEDLRTVTGWEKVKLDPAARTVQFTSPGIELDPGGIGKGFAVDAAVRILRADHITAAMLSAGSSTVYALGAPPHKTGWRVVVPGPLPSKKTLSVITLRDTSLSSADCSQKNFTVAGHRYCHIMNPRTMRPVEGRIQVSVVAPSATVSDALSNVVFVETPEQSVATLKAFAPDAHALIVSGGAEAARCTAFQWTSSVDRTHCALN from the coding sequence ATGAGGCGCTGGTTGGCAGTTGGCTGGCTTGCGATCGCTCTGAGCTTGACACCACTTGCGGTTCCGGCTGCGCCCTTGCAGCTCAGGTTGTTTACAACGACGCATCCCGCGATGGGCACAGAGTTCATGTTGTACCTCTACAGCACGAACCCTGCGGCTGCGGCTGCTGCGTCCGAGGAGGTCTTTGAGGAGATCGACCGGATTGAGCAGTTGCTTTCGAACTATCGCGACTCCAGCGAGTTGTCGCGTATCAATCAGAACGCAGGTGCCGGTGCGGTAACGACTGATCCCGAGATGATGGATTTTTTGCAGCAGTCCGAACACTGGAGTCGAGCCAGTAATGGGGCTTTCGATATCACGGTGGGTCGCCTGATGAAGGCGTGGGGGTTTTTCCGTTACGATGGACGTATTCCGATGGACGCAGAGCTTGAAGATCTTCGTACTGTAACGGGTTGGGAGAAGGTGAAGCTTGATCCGGCTGCCCGGACGGTGCAGTTCACCTCGCCGGGCATTGAGCTCGATCCGGGCGGCATCGGCAAGGGTTTTGCTGTGGATGCGGCGGTTCGCATCCTGCGAGCCGATCACATTACGGCGGCGATGCTTTCGGCGGGCAGCAGCACCGTGTACGCGTTGGGTGCTCCGCCGCACAAGACCGGATGGCGTGTCGTGGTTCCGGGGCCGTTGCCTTCGAAGAAGACGCTCTCGGTGATTACGCTGCGTGACACCTCTCTCTCGAGTGCCGATTGCAGTCAGAAGAACTTCACGGTGGCTGGTCATCGTTACTGCCACATTATGAATCCGCGCACGATGCGTCCGGTTGAGGGCAGGATACAGGTGAGTGTTGTAGCTCCTTCGGCGACTGTGAGCGACGCGCTCTCGAACGTAGTTTTTGTTGAAACACCGGAGCAGAGTGTTGCCACGCTCAAGGCCTTTGCGCCCGATGCTCACGCACTGATCGTCTCCGGCGGCGCGGAAGCCGCGCGTTGCACCGCCTTTCAATGGACAAGCTCGGTCGACCGAACTCATTGTGCTCTGAATTGA
- a CDS encoding Gfo/Idh/MocA family protein: MNRRDFLQSASVVALASTTIARAAVPAVKPIRLGVIGAGSRGQENLRQFLRVPGVSVEAICDIYPPRYEQVNRLVGKDVSHTADFNELLARNDIDAVMIASPVACHAEHVIATAKTGRAIYGEKALGFTVEDNQNILDAVIRNKTLFQIGHEYRYASWVREAIRRVHAGEIGTPTHVYAYWHRNGDWRRSVPSPDPDGKLERLINWRLYRESSGGLGTELGSHHIDMANWIFGEQPESVIGTNSICRYHDGRTVGDNVQTVFNYSQGRRLVFSSITDNAKVGCEFWIYGTAGSVQITIEDATMYYEKDRSNKPTTDKAEGKTVVERGVVTGASYSTAGEMPYRGPGEKVVVASSEDPTLAAARSFIEAVRGEHSIFADVHCGFRAAIACSVAHDAVFTENKMLIPTAAHHDKG; this comes from the coding sequence ATGAACCGTCGTGATTTTCTGCAATCCGCCTCCGTTGTTGCACTTGCCTCAACCACGATCGCCCGCGCCGCGGTGCCGGCGGTCAAACCTATTCGACTTGGCGTAATCGGCGCGGGCAGCAGAGGACAGGAGAATCTTCGCCAGTTCCTGCGTGTGCCCGGAGTCTCCGTAGAGGCAATCTGCGACATCTACCCTCCACGCTACGAGCAGGTGAATCGGCTGGTTGGGAAAGATGTGTCGCATACGGCCGACTTCAACGAGTTACTGGCGCGGAATGATATCGACGCCGTGATGATCGCCTCGCCGGTGGCATGCCACGCGGAACATGTGATTGCCACGGCAAAGACAGGTCGGGCGATCTATGGAGAGAAGGCGCTGGGGTTCACGGTGGAAGACAACCAGAACATTCTCGACGCGGTGATCCGCAACAAGACCCTCTTCCAGATCGGTCACGAGTATCGCTATGCATCATGGGTGCGGGAGGCGATACGCCGTGTTCATGCAGGCGAGATTGGAACGCCGACCCACGTATATGCCTACTGGCATCGCAACGGTGATTGGAGGCGCAGCGTTCCTTCGCCTGATCCCGACGGGAAGCTGGAGCGCCTCATCAACTGGCGTCTGTATCGAGAGAGCTCGGGAGGGCTGGGCACGGAGCTCGGCTCGCATCACATCGATATGGCGAACTGGATCTTTGGCGAACAGCCGGAGAGTGTGATTGGGACTAACAGCATCTGCCGGTACCACGATGGACGTACGGTTGGCGACAATGTGCAGACGGTTTTCAACTACTCCCAAGGGCGGCGGCTGGTGTTCTCGTCGATCACCGATAATGCGAAGGTTGGGTGTGAGTTCTGGATCTATGGCACGGCAGGAAGCGTGCAGATCACGATCGAAGACGCCACGATGTACTACGAAAAGGATCGATCGAATAAACCGACTACGGACAAGGCAGAGGGCAAGACAGTGGTCGAACGCGGGGTGGTGACCGGCGCGTCGTATTCCACCGCGGGCGAGATGCCGTATCGTGGCCCGGGCGAGAAGGTTGTGGTTGCCAGTTCGGAGGATCCAACGCTGGCGGCGGCTCGCTCATTCATTGAAGCAGTGCGTGGGGAGCATTCGATCTTTGCCGATGTGCACTGTGGGTTTCGGGCAGCGATTGCGTGCTCGGTCGCACATGATGCGGTCTTCACGGAGAATAAGATGCTGATCCCGACGGCGGCTCACCATGACAAGGGTTAG
- a CDS encoding ABC transporter ATP-binding protein: MTADLAQSGSATLQQQPDSQEPIVVVDDVSIIFDVKPVLQNVSFTVQRGETRIILGPAGGGKSVLMKLVNGLLCPDTGSIHVFGEPVSTMPEPDLFKLRGRIGMVFQESALFDSLSVGDNVSYRLHEDRIPEEEAHTRVLEALRFVELENTIEKFPSELSGGMRRRVSIARAIITNPDLILYDSPTGGLDPITSTTIIDLVIKQRDVTQTTSLVITHRIQDAYLLARSRFNTETGKVEQIPNNGIDDSTKFLVLNEGKVVFDGTTEELVHSNDPWLKEYLS; this comes from the coding sequence ATGACGGCAGACCTCGCCCAATCCGGCTCCGCAACCCTCCAGCAGCAGCCTGACTCGCAGGAGCCCATCGTAGTCGTCGACGACGTCTCCATCATCTTCGACGTAAAACCGGTCCTCCAAAACGTCTCCTTCACCGTCCAGCGCGGCGAAACCCGCATCATCCTGGGCCCTGCCGGCGGCGGCAAGTCCGTCCTCATGAAGCTCGTCAACGGCCTCCTCTGTCCCGACACCGGCTCCATCCATGTCTTCGGCGAACCAGTCTCCACCATGCCCGAGCCCGATCTCTTCAAGCTACGCGGCCGCATCGGCATGGTCTTCCAGGAATCAGCCCTCTTCGACTCGCTCTCTGTCGGGGACAACGTCTCCTACCGCCTCCATGAAGATCGCATCCCCGAAGAAGAAGCTCACACCCGCGTTCTCGAGGCCCTCCGCTTCGTAGAACTCGAGAACACCATCGAAAAGTTCCCCTCCGAGCTCTCCGGAGGAATGCGTCGCCGCGTCTCCATCGCCCGCGCCATCATCACCAACCCCGACCTCATCCTCTACGACTCCCCCACCGGCGGCCTCGACCCCATCACCTCCACCACCATCATCGACCTCGTCATCAAGCAGCGCGACGTCACCCAAACCACCTCCCTCGTCATCACCCACCGCATTCAGGACGCCTACCTCCTCGCCAGAAGCCGCTTCAACACCGAGACCGGCAAGGTCGAACAGATCCCCAACAACGGCATCGACGACAGCACAAAATTCCTCGTCCTCAACGAAGGCAAAGTCGTCTTCGACGGCACCACCGAAGAGCTCGTCCACTCCAACGATCCCTGGCTCAAGGAATACCTCTCCTGA
- a CDS encoding MlaE family ABC transporter permease has translation MPFVSPEIFAKQRLASIQDYSILSWRAVVNLFTRPRYLADIYTQMDYIGVGSMPIVVLTGFFTGCVLALQSATSLEAFGSVSLTGNLVALSMVKELGPVLTGLMVSGRNASGMASEIGSMKVTEQIDAMRALGTDPVRKLVTPRLYATIFMLFFLTIMSDACGIAGGALISIALLGLNGSSYFHNSYRALQYGDVVQGLAKPLFSGFIIATVGCYFGMNTKGGTQGVGKATTQAVVISSVFIIIVDLLVTRAMIGVFGR, from the coding sequence ATGCCCTTTGTCTCCCCAGAGATCTTCGCCAAGCAAAGACTTGCCTCGATCCAGGACTACTCCATCCTGTCCTGGCGCGCCGTCGTCAATCTCTTCACCCGCCCCCGCTATCTCGCCGACATCTACACCCAGATGGACTACATCGGCGTCGGCTCCATGCCCATCGTCGTTCTCACCGGCTTCTTCACTGGCTGCGTCCTCGCCCTCCAGTCCGCCACCTCGCTCGAGGCCTTCGGCTCCGTCAGCCTCACCGGCAACCTCGTCGCCCTCTCCATGGTCAAGGAGCTCGGCCCCGTCCTCACCGGCCTCATGGTCTCCGGCCGCAACGCCTCCGGTATGGCCTCCGAGATCGGCTCTATGAAGGTCACCGAGCAGATCGACGCCATGCGCGCCCTCGGCACCGACCCCGTCCGAAAACTCGTCACCCCGCGCCTCTACGCCACCATCTTCATGCTCTTCTTCCTCACCATCATGTCGGACGCATGCGGCATCGCCGGAGGCGCTCTCATCAGCATCGCCCTGCTCGGACTCAACGGCTCATCCTATTTTCACAACTCCTACCGTGCTCTCCAATACGGAGACGTCGTACAGGGTCTCGCGAAGCCTCTCTTTTCCGGCTTCATCATCGCAACCGTCGGCTGCTACTTCGGTATGAACACCAAGGGCGGCACCCAGGGCGTCGGCAAGGCCACCACCCAGGCCGTCGTCATCTCCTCGGTCTTCATCATCATCGTCGACCTCCTCGTCACGCGCGCCATGATCGGCGTCTTCGGCAGGTAA
- a CDS encoding alcohol dehydrogenase catalytic domain-containing protein, with amino-acid sequence MTAAVLYGKEDLRLERVAIPQAGAGELVVRVGAALTCGTDLKVYRRGYHAKMLKPPIPFGHEMAGVVEQVGAGVRAFKVGDRVVALNSAPCDVCFFCTHGQQNLCEDLLFNNGAYAEFMRIPARIVEKNTLIVPEGVPLEFAALTEPLACVVRGLEESGAKAGDTMVVIGAGPIGLMFMHAAEIAGLEVIAVVKREDQIGAAKLFGARKVVHVGAVEDVVAATRALTPAGRGADIVIEAVAVPATWEWAVDMVRKGGGVNFFGGPPSGTKVKLDTNRLHYGDITLKASFHHTPATCRTAFELVTSGRFKCAEYITGRAGLEEVPAVFAGMMHRNGSARDIKTAVFPEGGPR; translated from the coding sequence ATGACGGCGGCGGTGTTGTACGGCAAGGAAGATCTGCGGCTGGAACGCGTAGCGATACCGCAGGCCGGCGCGGGAGAACTGGTGGTGCGGGTGGGCGCGGCGCTGACCTGTGGGACGGATTTGAAGGTCTACAGGCGAGGCTATCATGCCAAGATGCTGAAGCCGCCGATCCCGTTCGGGCACGAGATGGCGGGTGTGGTGGAGCAGGTTGGGGCGGGGGTGAGGGCGTTCAAGGTTGGGGACCGGGTGGTGGCTTTGAACTCGGCTCCGTGCGATGTCTGTTTTTTTTGCACGCATGGGCAGCAGAATCTGTGTGAAGACCTTTTGTTCAATAACGGGGCTTACGCGGAGTTTATGCGGATTCCGGCGCGGATCGTCGAAAAGAATACGCTAATTGTGCCGGAGGGGGTTCCGTTGGAGTTTGCGGCGCTGACGGAGCCTCTGGCTTGTGTGGTGCGCGGGCTGGAGGAGAGCGGCGCGAAGGCCGGGGACACGATGGTGGTGATCGGGGCGGGGCCGATTGGGTTGATGTTTATGCACGCGGCAGAGATTGCGGGGTTAGAGGTGATTGCCGTGGTGAAGCGCGAGGACCAGATAGGGGCGGCGAAGCTGTTTGGCGCGCGCAAGGTGGTTCATGTGGGTGCTGTAGAGGATGTGGTTGCGGCGACGCGCGCCCTAACCCCTGCGGGAAGAGGCGCGGATATTGTGATCGAGGCGGTAGCGGTTCCGGCGACCTGGGAGTGGGCCGTGGATATGGTGAGGAAGGGCGGGGGTGTGAATTTTTTTGGTGGTCCGCCGAGCGGGACCAAGGTGAAGCTGGATACGAATCGGCTGCACTACGGGGACATTACGTTGAAGGCGAGTTTTCACCATACGCCGGCGACCTGCAGGACGGCGTTTGAGTTGGTGACGAGTGGGCGGTTCAAGTGCGCGGAGTACATTACCGGGCGGGCGGGGCTGGAAGAGGTGCCGGCGGTCTTTGCGGGGATGATGCACCGGAATGGGAGCGCAAGGGATATCAAGACGGCGGTGTTTCCGGAAGGGGGGCCGCGGTGA
- the hpnC gene encoding squalene synthase HpnC: MTATQHALLGAPPEYLTPLERPTLAEARAWCRELATSHYENFHVATFFLPAKVRPHFESIYAYCRVADDLGDEVEDREVATRLLNTWGTMLEECYDAPERSMHPVFVALRETIRECDPPRQLFLDLLHAFRMDQNKTEYESWEELLEYSHYSANPVGRLVLWVCGYTDEARALMSDKVCTALQLANFWQDVVEDKERGRRYIPAESMLRFGVEEGQIEGRVFTPEFRGMMQDLVVRTRAMLIEGGEISLHVDKELKVVLDLFRKGGEAILNGITRQDFDVLRGRPVVSKTRKVGLLIEALVGKLSSGMAS, translated from the coding sequence ATGACTGCGACACAGCACGCGCTGCTGGGGGCTCCACCCGAGTACCTGACGCCGCTGGAGAGGCCGACGCTCGCGGAGGCGCGGGCCTGGTGCAGAGAGCTGGCGACGTCGCACTATGAGAACTTTCATGTGGCGACATTTTTTCTTCCCGCCAAGGTGAGGCCGCACTTTGAGAGCATCTACGCGTACTGCCGGGTGGCGGATGATCTGGGTGATGAGGTGGAGGATCGCGAGGTGGCGACTCGTCTGCTGAATACCTGGGGGACGATGTTGGAGGAGTGTTACGACGCGCCGGAGCGGTCGATGCATCCTGTTTTTGTGGCGCTGCGGGAGACGATTCGCGAGTGCGATCCGCCGCGGCAGCTCTTTCTGGATCTGCTGCATGCGTTTCGAATGGATCAGAACAAGACGGAGTATGAGAGCTGGGAGGAACTGCTGGAGTACTCGCACTACTCGGCGAATCCGGTGGGAAGGCTGGTGCTTTGGGTGTGCGGCTATACGGATGAGGCACGGGCTTTGATGTCGGACAAAGTTTGCACGGCGCTGCAGCTGGCAAACTTCTGGCAGGATGTGGTGGAGGATAAGGAGCGGGGGAGGCGGTACATTCCTGCGGAGTCGATGCTGCGGTTTGGGGTGGAGGAGGGGCAGATTGAAGGGCGGGTTTTTACGCCGGAGTTTCGTGGGATGATGCAGGACCTGGTGGTTCGGACGCGGGCGATGCTGATCGAAGGCGGAGAGATCAGCCTGCATGTGGATAAGGAGCTGAAGGTGGTGCTGGATCTGTTTCGCAAGGGTGGAGAGGCGATTCTAAACGGCATCACGAGGCAGGATTTTGATGTCCTTCGGGGAAGGCCGGTGGTCTCGAAGACACGCAAGGTGGGTTTGCTGATCGAGGCGCTTGTTGGCAAGCTGAGCTCGGGGATGGCCTCGTGA
- a CDS encoding phytoene/squalene synthase family protein, with the protein MTIVEAYAVCAGIAQREAKNFYYSFRVLPEHKRNAMCAVYAFMRRADDISDEETMPVVERRVVMSQWLEAWREARRSGSSDDPVFLALIDTQKRFAIPDALLEDLVRGTTMDLEESQADVVTVTDTVADKTQTLQVYEDFEGLYRYCYLVASVVGLVCIRIFGYSDPRAEGLAEKTGVAFQLTNILRDVSEDAERGRIYLPLQDLTAGRVEVKQLLQVVRRESETKVVRSLLAQEAARALVYYAAAEELLPLIDKDSRAALWVLVTIYRGLLERIMAKNYDVFSERVSVPTSKKLLILAQGMGMAVRNRMVS; encoded by the coding sequence GTGACGATTGTCGAGGCTTATGCCGTGTGCGCGGGAATCGCGCAACGGGAAGCGAAGAACTTTTATTACTCGTTTCGCGTGCTGCCGGAGCATAAGAGGAACGCGATGTGCGCGGTTTATGCGTTCATGCGAAGGGCCGATGATATCTCCGATGAGGAGACGATGCCGGTGGTTGAGCGGCGCGTGGTGATGTCGCAGTGGCTGGAAGCATGGCGTGAGGCGAGGCGGAGTGGGTCGTCCGATGATCCGGTTTTTCTAGCGTTGATCGACACGCAGAAGAGGTTTGCGATTCCGGATGCGTTGCTGGAGGATCTGGTGCGGGGCACTACGATGGACCTCGAGGAGTCGCAGGCAGATGTGGTTACTGTAACCGATACGGTTGCAGATAAAACGCAGACGCTGCAGGTGTATGAGGATTTCGAGGGACTGTACCGTTACTGCTATCTCGTTGCTTCTGTGGTGGGGCTGGTTTGCATTCGGATCTTTGGATATAGCGATCCTCGAGCCGAAGGGCTGGCGGAGAAGACCGGCGTTGCATTTCAACTGACAAACATCCTGCGGGACGTGAGTGAGGATGCGGAGCGTGGGCGGATCTACCTTCCGCTACAGGACCTGACTGCGGGCAGAGTTGAGGTGAAGCAGCTGCTTCAAGTGGTTCGTCGCGAGTCTGAGACGAAGGTGGTGCGGAGCCTGCTGGCGCAGGAGGCTGCGCGGGCGCTGGTTTACTATGCGGCGGCGGAGGAGTTGCTGCCACTGATCGATAAGGATAGCCGCGCGGCGCTTTGGGTTCTGGTGACGATCTATCGCGGACTGCTTGAGCGGATTATGGCGAAGAACTACGATGTGTTTTCGGAACGGGTCAGTGTGCCGACCTCCAAGAAGCTCCTGATTCTGGCGCAGGGGATGGGGATGGCTGTGCGCAACCGGATGGTCTCGTGA